In Patescibacteria group bacterium, the following proteins share a genomic window:
- the dprA gene encoding DNA-processing protein DprA has protein sequence MSKYLLALNSHPKIGSQTIKKMLAAFCDDAEKLWKSDGRELKKIYGEKFQDMFMEAKNQFDPDEEVKKLRKLGIGYLTFFDKRYPDILREIYDAPIILYIKGDINAFNVPAISIVGSRKFSSYGQNVAYRLSKECAENGLGIISGLALGIDAVAHKGALDADGITIGVLGCGLDRIYPVANQGLAYEIIKKGGAIVSEYPPGTEAFKQNFPARNRIIAGLSKGILVVEAAEISGALITAEAGLEYDREIFAVPGPITSETSRGCNLLIQKGAKLVQSIDDILGELNIEKIKFVDKIKEISPANDKELSILEIIGSEDMPADLILVSSKINVIELNSLLTIMEMKGLIENVGGRYRKKI, from the coding sequence ATGTCTAAATATTTATTAGCTCTAAATTCACATCCTAAAATTGGTTCGCAGACTATTAAAAAAATGCTTGCTGCTTTTTGCGATGATGCCGAAAAACTATGGAAATCTGATGGCAGGGAGTTAAAAAAAATATATGGTGAAAAGTTTCAGGATATGTTTATGGAGGCGAAAAATCAATTTGATCCCGACGAGGAAGTAAAAAAATTGAGAAAACTTGGAATCGGTTATCTTACTTTTTTTGACAAGAGGTACCCCGATATTTTAAGAGAGATTTATGACGCACCAATAATTTTGTATATAAAAGGTGATATCAATGCTTTTAATGTTCCGGCAATTTCAATAGTGGGCAGCCGTAAATTTTCCTCATACGGCCAAAACGTTGCATACAGGCTTAGTAAAGAGTGTGCGGAAAATGGGCTTGGCATTATTTCTGGTCTTGCCTTAGGAATCGATGCCGTCGCGCATAAAGGCGCGCTCGATGCTGATGGAATTACAATTGGTGTATTGGGATGTGGTCTTGATAGAATTTATCCAGTCGCAAACCAAGGGCTGGCTTATGAAATTATTAAAAAGGGCGGGGCAATTGTCTCTGAGTATCCTCCGGGAACCGAAGCATTTAAACAAAATTTTCCAGCACGCAATCGCATAATTGCGGGGCTGTCAAAAGGAATTCTGGTGGTGGAGGCGGCGGAAATTTCGGGTGCCCTGATCACAGCTGAAGCTGGTCTTGAATATGATCGGGAGATTTTTGCAGTTCCGGGGCCGATTACATCGGAAACATCAAGAGGGTGCAATCTTTTGATTCAAAAAGGGGCTAAGTTAGTCCAGTCTATCGACGATATTTTGGGTGAACTAAATATTGAAAAAATAAAATTTGTAGATAAAATCAAAGAGATTTCTCCTGCAAATGACAAAGAGTTGTCAATTCTGGAAATTATCGGTAGCGAAGATATGCCAGCTGACTTAATTCTTGTGTCAAGCAAAATAAATGTCATCGAGCTAAATTCTCTTTTGACAATAATGGAAATGAAAGGTTTAATTGAGAATGTGGGTGGAAGATACAGGAAGAAAATCTAA
- the topA gene encoding type I DNA topoisomerase, with the protein MNLVIVESPAKVKTIGKYLGKDYKILASFGHVRDLPVSELGVNTKLNYEPKYVIPPKSKKIISEIKTSEAKAKEIYLATDLDREGEAISWHILEALKIKGDDPKVKRITFAEITKSAIEKAIKNPRKLDMNLVDSQQGRRILDRLVGYKLSPLLWKKVKSGLSAGRVQSVAVRLVVEREREIKNFKPEEFWVIAVLLSKKGDELKFKATLIEDGGKPVKKMDIKTKKEADNIKKKLHEANYQVLDVTESESLRNPSAPFTTSTLQMEASRKLGFSAKQTMAVAQKLYEEGHITYMRTDSTNLSADALSAIRSTILKEYGEKYLPEGVRAYQTKSKHAQEAHEAIRPTDFAKREASYDAREQRLYDLIWKRTVASQMREAVIKIIEAKIEANISSKPVFLARGESIKFDGFIKVYTEGKDDESEEEAITIPELKKEENLDFHELLADQKFTEPPKRYTEATLVKKLESLGIGRPSTYAPTMSTIVDRGYARLDERRFKPEEIGEIVNDLLVEHFPEVVDYKFTAKMEDELDDVAEGKIKWQLVIDEFYKPFEAELEIKGKELEKQDFVKIEELKEKCPECGKILLIRPGRYGKFVACSGYPECKYSRPLETKADKKSEVITENGETEKLSEAEGEKCEKCGGKMLLKEGRFGKFLACENYPKCKNTKTIITPTGIKCPECGEGDVIERRTKKGRRFWGCSRYPSCKYATWDEPVKEAKS; encoded by the coding sequence ATGAACCTTGTGATCGTTGAGTCTCCAGCAAAAGTCAAAACAATTGGAAAATATTTGGGCAAGGATTATAAAATCCTGGCATCTTTTGGCCATGTCAGAGATTTGCCTGTAAGCGAACTTGGTGTGAATACAAAATTAAACTACGAACCCAAATATGTTATTCCTCCAAAATCTAAAAAAATTATTTCTGAAATTAAAACCTCTGAAGCAAAGGCGAAAGAAATCTATCTTGCAACCGACTTGGACCGAGAAGGCGAGGCGATTTCTTGGCATATACTAGAAGCCCTTAAAATAAAAGGCGATGACCCGAAAGTTAAAAGAATTACATTCGCAGAAATAACCAAATCGGCGATCGAGAAAGCAATCAAAAACCCTCGAAAACTTGATATGAACCTGGTGGATTCCCAGCAGGGCAGGCGAATTCTTGATCGTTTAGTCGGATACAAACTTTCTCCGCTTTTGTGGAAAAAGGTTAAATCCGGCTTGTCTGCTGGCCGCGTTCAATCGGTTGCGGTTCGACTTGTGGTAGAGCGAGAACGCGAGATCAAAAATTTCAAGCCGGAGGAATTTTGGGTTATTGCTGTTTTGCTGTCAAAAAAGGGCGATGAATTAAAATTCAAAGCAACTCTTATTGAAGATGGCGGCAAGCCAGTGAAAAAAATGGATATCAAGACGAAAAAAGAAGCCGACAACATTAAGAAAAAATTGCATGAAGCAAATTATCAAGTTTTGGATGTAACCGAAAGTGAGTCATTGCGCAATCCATCTGCACCATTTACAACCTCGACCTTGCAAATGGAAGCATCGAGAAAGCTTGGGTTTTCAGCTAAACAAACGATGGCCGTAGCCCAGAAATTGTATGAAGAAGGCCATATCACTTATATGCGAACAGATTCGACGAATTTGTCTGCAGATGCACTCTCTGCGATTAGAAGCACAATTTTAAAAGAATACGGCGAAAAATATTTGCCGGAAGGTGTCAGGGCATATCAAACCAAATCAAAACATGCACAGGAAGCGCATGAGGCGATTCGTCCGACTGATTTTGCCAAGCGTGAGGCTTCTTATGATGCCCGAGAGCAGCGCCTCTATGACCTTATTTGGAAGAGAACGGTTGCTTCGCAAATGCGGGAAGCGGTTATTAAGATAATCGAGGCAAAAATCGAAGCCAATATTTCAAGTAAGCCGGTTTTTCTGGCCCGCGGAGAAAGCATAAAATTTGACGGCTTTATTAAAGTATATACTGAGGGCAAGGATGACGAATCTGAGGAAGAAGCAATTACGATTCCGGAGCTAAAAAAGGAAGAAAATCTGGATTTTCATGAGCTTTTGGCCGATCAGAAATTTACTGAACCCCCAAAGAGGTATACGGAAGCGACATTGGTCAAGAAATTGGAAAGTTTAGGGATTGGCCGTCCGTCAACATATGCACCAACAATGTCAACGATTGTCGATCGTGGTTATGCAAGGCTTGATGAGCGAAGGTTCAAGCCTGAAGAAATTGGTGAAATTGTCAACGATCTTTTAGTAGAACATTTTCCGGAAGTAGTGGATTATAAATTTACAGCTAAAATGGAAGACGAGCTTGATGATGTTGCAGAAGGAAAAATTAAGTGGCAATTAGTAATTGACGAATTCTATAAACCATTCGAGGCCGAACTTGAAATAAAAGGTAAAGAGCTTGAAAAACAAGATTTTGTAAAAATTGAAGAGCTTAAGGAGAAATGTCCCGAATGTGGAAAAATCCTGCTTATTAGGCCTGGCAGATATGGCAAATTTGTTGCATGCAGTGGTTATCCGGAATGTAAATATTCCCGCCCATTGGAAACCAAGGCAGATAAAAAATCTGAAGTTATAACCGAAAACGGCGAGACTGAAAAATTGTCTGAGGCAGAAGGTGAAAAATGCGAAAAATGTGGTGGAAAAATGCTGTTGAAAGAGGGTAGATTTGGAAAATTTCTTGCCTGCGAAAATTATCCAAAGTGTAAAAATACCAAGACAATCATCACCCCAACCGGAATAAAATGCCCGGAATGTGGTGAGGGAGACGTAATCGAGCGCCGAACCAAAAAAGGCAGAAGATTTTGGGGATGTTCGCGTTATCCTTCATGTAAATATGCTACCTGGGATGAACCGGTAAAAGAAGCCAAAAGTTAG
- the recR gene encoding recombination mediator RecR gives MLPKSIQNLIDQFSKLPGVGPKTAARLTFYLLTKPETDIKSLGDAVLGISDGMKKCEKCFNFSEENICKICIDDKRNKSVLAVVEEPLDVIALEKSGGFNGIYHVLGGSISPIDGIGPEELRISELLKRLDNEKFDEIILATNPDLEGEATAAYIKDKVKTKNSSIEITRIARGLPVGGDLEYADEVTLKRSLEGRKDYM, from the coding sequence ATGCTTCCTAAATCAATTCAGAATCTAATAGATCAATTTTCAAAGCTACCAGGTGTTGGGCCAAAAACGGCTGCAAGGCTTACTTTTTATCTTTTGACTAAGCCCGAAACAGATATTAAATCACTTGGTGATGCTGTGCTAGGCATTTCTGATGGTATGAAAAAGTGTGAAAAATGTTTCAATTTTTCGGAAGAAAATATATGCAAAATATGCATTGATGATAAAAGAAACAAATCGGTCTTGGCTGTCGTAGAAGAACCGCTTGATGTAATTGCTCTCGAAAAGTCCGGTGGATTTAATGGCATCTATCATGTTCTTGGTGGATCCATCTCCCCGATTGATGGAATTGGCCCGGAAGAACTAAGAATTTCTGAACTTTTGAAAAGATTGGACAATGAGAAATTTGACGAAATAATTCTTGCAACTAATCCGGACCTGGAGGGAGAAGCCACCGCTGCGTATATTAAAGACAAGGTAAAAACTAAAAACAGCAGTATAGAAATTACCCGGATTGCTAGAGGTTTGCCAGTTGGCGGTGATCTTGAGTATGCCGATGAAGTTACGCTGAAGCGTTCACTGGAAGGCAGAAAAGATTACATGTAG